One part of the Brachyspira sp. SAP_772 genome encodes these proteins:
- a CDS encoding MATE family efflux transporter, with product MNNILYLFIKYVSLNVLGMIGLSCYILADTFFVARGIGSDGLTALNIAIPIFNFVNGIGLMLGMGSATKYAILKAQNKNNEANIIFTNSLIYILIISVLFIAVSVFFTSSIAYILGARGNIHAMTNIYVKMILLFSPMFMLNNVLLGFVRNDNHPRLAMIAMLMGSLFNIVFDYIFIFPFNMGIFGAVLATVFSPIVSILILSILFIKKKNTFFIVKPNISFKKFFEISSLGISFLITEVSSAFVMIAFNIIILNIACNVGVAAYGITANIALVIIAIFTGMGQGVQPIISINYNNKDNINKIYKYAIILSTSISVIVYIITYLFANEITSVFNRDNIEELQKISVNGLRIYFTAFIFVGYNIITCVYFSSRDKAKPAFIISILRGFIFIMPSIFILSSIFNMIGVWLSFPAAEILTSVFSLLFFINKNKYYD from the coding sequence ATGAATAATATACTTTATCTATTTATTAAATATGTATCACTCAATGTGCTTGGTATGATTGGTTTATCTTGTTATATACTTGCAGATACTTTTTTTGTGGCGAGGGGAATAGGTTCTGATGGGCTTACTGCTTTAAATATTGCTATACCTATTTTTAATTTTGTTAATGGAATTGGTTTAATGCTTGGTATGGGTTCTGCTACTAAATATGCTATATTAAAAGCACAAAATAAAAATAATGAAGCAAATATTATATTTACTAATTCTTTAATTTATATATTAATAATATCTGTTTTGTTTATAGCTGTAAGTGTTTTCTTTACATCTAGTATAGCTTATATTTTGGGAGCTAGAGGAAATATACATGCAATGACTAATATTTATGTAAAGATGATACTTTTATTTTCTCCTATGTTTATGCTTAATAATGTACTTTTAGGTTTTGTTAGAAATGATAATCACCCGAGGCTTGCTATGATTGCTATGCTTATGGGAAGTTTGTTTAATATTGTTTTTGATTATATATTTATATTTCCTTTTAATATGGGCATATTTGGAGCGGTGCTTGCTACAGTATTTTCTCCTATTGTAAGTATATTAATATTGTCAATTTTATTTATTAAAAAGAAAAATACATTTTTTATTGTTAAACCTAATATTAGTTTTAAGAAATTTTTTGAAATATCTTCTCTTGGTATATCTTTTTTAATAACAGAGGTTTCATCAGCTTTTGTTATGATTGCTTTTAATATAATAATACTAAATATTGCTTGTAATGTTGGGGTTGCTGCTTACGGAATAACTGCTAATATAGCATTAGTAATTATAGCGATATTTACAGGAATGGGACAGGGCGTGCAGCCTATTATAAGTATTAACTATAATAATAAAGATAATATAAATAAGATATATAAATACGCTATAATTTTATCAACAAGTATTTCTGTTATAGTTTATATAATTACTTATTTATTTGCCAATGAAATAACTTCAGTTTTTAATAGAGATAATATAGAAGAGTTACAAAAAATATCGGTTAATGGACTTCGTATATATTTTACAGCATTTATATTTGTGGGCTATAATATTATCACCTGCGTATATTTTTCTTCTAGAGATAAAGCTAAGCCAGCATTTATAATATCTATATTAAGAGGCTTTATATTTATAATGCCATCAATATTTATTTTATCTAGTATTTTTAATATGATAGGAGTATGGCTATCTTTTCCAGCTGCAGAGATTTTAACAAGTGTTTTTTCTTTATTATTTTTTATTAATAAGAATAAATACTATGATTGA
- the gmd gene encoding GDP-mannose 4,6-dehydratase gives MKKALITGITGQDGSYLAELLLEKGYEVHGIIRRSSSFNTERIDHLYKDPHINDVKMFLHYGDLSDSSNLSRLLEKIQPNEIYNLAAQSHVRVSFDMPEYTADVVGLGTIRILDAIKDTEIKTKFYQASTSELYGKVVETPQTEKTPFYPRSPYACAKLYSYWITVNYRESYDMYACNGILFNHESPRRGETFVTKKITHAVAKILKKEQDKLYLGNLDAKRDWGYAKDYVEAMWLMLQQEKADDYVIATGETHSVREFLDEAFGLVGLDWKKYVEIDPRYYRPSEVDLLLGDPTKAKEKLGWTPKTAFKELVKIMLEYDLNNIGLSLKDFN, from the coding sequence ATGAAAAAAGCACTTATTACAGGAATCACAGGTCAAGACGGTTCTTATTTGGCTGAGCTTTTATTAGAGAAAGGTTATGAAGTACATGGTATCATTAGAAGAAGCTCATCTTTTAATACAGAGAGAATAGATCATTTATATAAAGACCCCCATATTAATGATGTAAAAATGTTTCTTCATTATGGAGATTTATCTGATAGCTCTAATTTATCAAGATTATTAGAAAAAATACAGCCAAATGAAATATACAACTTGGCAGCACAAAGCCATGTAAGAGTAAGTTTTGATATGCCTGAATATACTGCTGATGTTGTGGGACTAGGTACTATAAGAATACTTGATGCTATAAAAGATACTGAAATTAAAACAAAATTTTATCAAGCTTCAACAAGCGAATTATATGGAAAAGTTGTTGAAACTCCTCAAACAGAAAAAACCCCATTCTATCCAAGAAGTCCTTATGCTTGTGCCAAATTATATTCATATTGGATTACAGTTAATTATAGAGAAAGTTATGATATGTATGCTTGTAATGGTATATTGTTTAACCATGAAAGCCCAAGACGCGGAGAGACTTTTGTTACCAAAAAGATAACACATGCAGTTGCTAAGATTTTAAAGAAAGAACAAGATAAATTATATTTAGGCAATTTGGATGCAAAAAGAGACTGGGGATATGCGAAAGACTATGTTGAGGCTATGTGGCTTATGCTGCAGCAAGAAAAAGCTGATGATTATGTAATAGCTACAGGTGAAACACATTCTGTTCGTGAATTTCTTGATGAAGCTTTTGGTCTTGTAGGGCTTGATTGGAAAAAATATGTTGAAATAGACCCTAGATATTATAGACCCTCTGAAGTAGATTTACTTTTGGGTGATCCTACTAAAGCTAAAGAAAAATTAGGTTGGACGCCAAAAACCGCCTTTAAAGAGTTAGTAAAAATAATGTTGGAATATGATTTAAATAATATAGGATTAAGTTTAAAGGATTTTAATTAA
- a CDS encoding acetyl-CoA C-acetyltransferase gives MREIVIASAVRTPVGKFLGSFANTSAVELGTIAVKEALKRANIKPEQVDETYFGCVIQSALLPNVARQVSINAGIPVEKPALTINILCGSGLRAVSMAAQMIKAGDADIVVAGGTENMSMAPYTSSAMRMGARMGETKMQDTLLNDALICAFEHYHMGVTAENIAEQWKITRQEQDEFACRSQNRAEAAIKSGRFKDEIVPVTIKTKKGEIVVDTDEHPTFGTTMESLSRLKPAFKKDGTVTAGNASGINDAASAVVLMSREKADELGIKPMAKVLGYATHGVEPRIMGIGPIEASRKALKMANLTVEDLDLIESNEAFAAQSIAVARELKFNMDIVNVNGGAIAIGHPIGASGARILTTLLYEMKKRGSKKGLATLCIGGGMGTALVVEM, from the coding sequence AAAAGAGCAAATATCAAACCAGAACAAGTTGATGAAACTTATTTTGGCTGTGTTATACAATCAGCACTTCTTCCAAATGTTGCAAGGCAGGTTTCTATTAATGCTGGAATACCTGTAGAAAAACCGGCATTAACCATAAATATATTATGCGGTTCTGGACTTAGGGCAGTATCAATGGCAGCACAAATGATTAAGGCGGGAGATGCTGACATAGTTGTTGCAGGTGGTACAGAAAACATGAGTATGGCTCCATATACTTCTAGTGCTATGAGAATGGGGGCAAGAATGGGCGAGACAAAAATGCAAGACACTTTACTTAATGATGCTCTTATATGTGCTTTTGAGCATTATCATATGGGTGTTACTGCAGAAAACATCGCTGAACAGTGGAAAATAACAAGACAAGAACAAGATGAGTTTGCTTGCAGAAGCCAAAACAGAGCCGAGGCTGCCATAAAAAGCGGAAGATTTAAAGATGAGATAGTGCCTGTTACAATTAAAACTAAAAAAGGAGAAATAGTAGTAGATACTGATGAGCACCCTACATTCGGTACTACAATGGAATCTTTATCCAGATTAAAGCCTGCATTCAAAAAAGATGGTACAGTTACTGCAGGTAATGCTTCTGGTATTAATGATGCTGCATCTGCAGTTGTGCTTATGTCTAGAGAAAAGGCTGATGAACTTGGAATTAAACCTATGGCTAAAGTTTTGGGTTATGCTACTCATGGTGTTGAGCCTAGGATAATGGGAATTGGCCCAATAGAAGCTAGCAGAAAGGCTTTAAAAATGGCTAATCTAACTGTTGAAGATTTAGACCTAATAGAAAGCAACGAAGCTTTTGCTGCTCAGTCTATTGCAGTTGCAAGAGAGTTAAAATTCAATATGGATATAGTTAATGTTAATGGAGGAGCTATTGCTATAGGTCACCCAATAGGAGCATCAGGAGCTAGAATACTTACTACACTTTTATACGAAATGAAAAAACGCGGTTCTAAAAAAGGGCTTGCTACGCTTTGTATAGGCGGCGGTATGGGTACTGCTTTGGTTGTAGAGATGTAA
- a CDS encoding NAD(P)-dependent oxidoreductase, translating to MMNILITGGAGFIGSEFAKFLLSKGNEVKILDTLEYGYRDNFEDNEYLVKNFILDDIRSKDFNKYLKNIDIVVHLAGISALPECEANPTKAIDINITGLTNVLNACRSSNVKKIIFSSTSAVYENNNPNDIYTEDMIVYPNLIYSTTKYMAEQICKSYSQNYDMNIIICRFFNIYGPHQDFKRKYPPFTSYLIREIVNGIKPTIFNTSDVKRDYIYVDDLMEYMYRMINSEKKYNSEIFNLCSGEGYSALEIADIIFRTLNKNIEYNSGNPNSFWDKYEELFDKNYNLSRKRIEKEVFKNAIGSNVKANKEFNYIPKTKIIDGIKHIIDFQLSSVNKYSGGGGVNSAYNYIEILKIISYVYILIIIFLYLNSSKKIKV from the coding sequence ATGATGAATATTTTGATTACAGGTGGAGCAGGTTTTATAGGCTCAGAATTTGCTAAATTTTTATTATCAAAAGGAAATGAAGTTAAAATTTTAGATACATTAGAATATGGTTATAGAGATAATTTTGAAGATAATGAGTATTTAGTTAAGAATTTTATATTAGATGATATTAGATCTAAAGATTTTAATAAGTATCTAAAAAATATAGATATAGTTGTGCATTTAGCAGGAATTTCAGCATTGCCTGAATGCGAAGCAAATCCAACAAAAGCCATTGATATTAATATTACAGGATTAACCAATGTTTTGAATGCATGTAGATCGAGTAATGTTAAAAAAATTATTTTTTCATCTACTTCAGCAGTATATGAAAATAATAATCCAAATGATATTTATACAGAGGATATGATCGTATATCCTAATTTAATATATTCTACAACAAAATATATGGCAGAACAAATATGTAAATCATATTCACAAAATTATGATATGAATATTATAATTTGTAGATTTTTTAATATATATGGTCCGCATCAAGATTTTAAAAGAAAATATCCTCCATTTACAAGTTATTTAATAAGAGAAATAGTTAATGGCATAAAGCCCACTATTTTTAATACATCTGATGTTAAAAGAGATTACATATATGTTGATGATTTAATGGAATATATGTATAGAATGATTAATTCTGAAAAAAAATATAATTCAGAAATTTTCAATTTATGTTCTGGAGAAGGATATTCAGCTTTAGAAATTGCAGATATAATTTTTAGAACATTAAATAAAAATATTGAATATAATAGCGGTAATCCAAATAGTTTTTGGGATAAATATGAAGAATTATTTGATAAAAATTATAATTTAAGTAGAAAAAGAATAGAAAAAGAAGTATTTAAAAATGCTATAGGTTCAAATGTTAAAGCCAATAAAGAATTTAATTATATTCCTAAAACAAAAATTATTGATGGTATTAAACATATAATAGATTTTCAACTATCTAGTGTAAATAAATACAGTGGGGGGGGGGGGGTAAATAGTGCTTATAATTATATTGAAATATTAAAAATAATATCATATGTTTATATATTAATTATCATTTTTTTATATTTAAACTCTAGTAAAAAAATTAAGGTATAA
- a CDS encoding GDP-L-fucose synthase: MKKIYIAGHRGLVGSAIDRMLTKKGCSNIIRKTHSELDLRDREKVFEFFEKEKPEWVFLSAAKVGGIYANNTYPVDFLLYNLQIQNNIIEASYTYNVEKLMFLGSSCIYPKECSQPIKEEYLLSGYLESTNQPYALAKITGIELCDAYNRQYGTNYIAVMPCNLYGINDNYHPENAHVIPMLIRRFHEAKINNLKETVIWGSGNPLREFMCSDDLAEACIYLMENKDAKDIGKFINIGSGKEVTIKELAELIKKVVGFKGGIKLDSSKPDGTMRKLLDVSKINSLGWKYKTELEDGLKIAYEDFLKNYNK; encoded by the coding sequence ATGAAAAAAATATATATAGCAGGACATAGAGGTTTAGTTGGCAGTGCAATAGACAGAATGCTTACAAAAAAAGGATGCTCTAATATAATAAGAAAAACACATTCAGAGTTAGATTTAAGAGATAGAGAAAAAGTATTTGAATTTTTTGAAAAAGAAAAACCTGAGTGGGTATTTTTATCAGCTGCTAAAGTAGGCGGGATATATGCTAATAATACCTACCCTGTAGATTTTTTGCTGTATAATTTGCAAATACAAAATAATATAATAGAAGCTTCTTATACTTATAATGTTGAAAAATTAATGTTTTTAGGTTCAAGCTGTATATATCCAAAAGAATGCTCTCAGCCAATAAAAGAGGAATATTTACTTTCAGGATATTTAGAAAGCACAAATCAGCCTTATGCTCTAGCAAAAATTACAGGTATAGAATTATGTGATGCATATAATAGGCAATATGGTACAAACTATATTGCTGTAATGCCATGTAATCTTTATGGTATAAATGATAATTATCACCCTGAGAATGCTCATGTTATACCTATGCTTATAAGACGTTTTCATGAAGCAAAAATAAATAATTTGAAAGAAACTGTTATTTGGGGGAGTGGCAATCCTTTAAGAGAGTTTATGTGTTCCGATGATTTAGCAGAGGCTTGTATTTATTTAATGGAAAATAAAGATGCTAAAGATATAGGTAAATTTATTAATATAGGTTCTGGAAAGGAAGTTACTATAAAAGAGTTAGCAGAGTTAATAAAAAAAGTTGTTGGTTTTAAAGGGGGGATAAAATTAGATAGCTCTAAACCAGATGGTACTATGAGAAAATTACTTGATGTATCTAAAATAAACTCTTTGGGTTGGAAATATAAAACTGAACTTGAAGATGGTTTAAAAATAGCTTATGAAGATTTTTTAAAAAACTACAATAAATAG
- a CDS encoding glycosyltransferase family 2 protein: MRILVFIPIYNCEKQIPRVISQFDEETQKLFTEILVVDNISKDNSLLAAEEALKKLNNIKTTLIQNEENVSLGGSHKVAFNYAIDNGYDYIIVLHGDDQGSIKDIVPYVKDETAFKYDAFLGARFMKGSKTPGYDKIRIFGNYAVNIFISIFLRKNIKDMGSGLNMFKTEILKNQFYLPFRNDLTFNVYLLFYLIYSKTNILFFPLTWREDDQISNAKVFKQGIHIIKMTFQYVLNPKKLLLKGDVINNFNYNIIYKNY; the protein is encoded by the coding sequence ATGAGAATATTAGTATTTATACCAATATATAATTGTGAAAAACAGATACCTAGAGTAATATCTCAATTTGATGAAGAAACTCAAAAACTTTTTACAGAGATTTTAGTTGTTGATAATATAAGTAAAGACAATTCTTTATTAGCAGCTGAAGAAGCATTAAAAAAATTAAACAATATAAAGACTACTTTAATACAAAATGAAGAAAACGTTAGTTTAGGTGGATCACACAAAGTAGCTTTTAATTATGCAATAGATAATGGTTATGATTATATAATAGTACTACATGGAGATGATCAAGGCAGTATTAAAGACATAGTGCCATATGTAAAAGATGAAACAGCTTTTAAATATGATGCTTTTTTAGGTGCTAGATTTATGAAAGGCTCAAAAACACCAGGATATGATAAGATAAGAATATTTGGAAATTATGCTGTTAATATTTTTATTAGTATATTTCTAAGAAAAAATATTAAAGATATGGGCTCTGGATTAAATATGTTTAAAACAGAAATACTAAAAAATCAATTCTATTTACCTTTTAGAAACGATTTAACATTTAATGTATATTTATTATTTTATTTAATATATTCTAAAACTAATATTTTATTTTTTCCGTTAACTTGGCGTGAAGATGATCAAATTAGTAATGCTAAAGTATTTAAACAAGGTATACATATAATAAAAATGACTTTTCAATATGTATTAAATCCTAAAAAACTTCTTTTAAAAGGTGATGTAATTAATAATTTTAATTATAATATTATATATAAAAATTATTAA
- a CDS encoding glycosyltransferase family 2 protein, which produces MKILVFIPMYNCEKQIPRVISQFDEETQKLFTEILVVDNISKDNSLLAAEEALKKLNNIKTTLIQNEENVSLGGSHKVAFNYAIDNDYDYVIVLHGDDQGSIKDIVPYLKDGTAFKYDAFLGARFMKGASIKGYSNLRIFGNKILNSIYSIVVKRAVYDMGSGLNMFKIDILKDKFYIKILPNSLTFNNLMLLYLAYKKYNYNFFPINWREDDQISNAKMFKQGFEILKFCFLYIFSSQKLFIDREYLKNYFYTIKYTNKE; this is translated from the coding sequence ATGAAAATATTAGTATTTATACCAATGTATAATTGTGAAAAACAGATACCTAGAGTAATATCACAATTTGACGAAGAAACTCAAAAACTATTTACAGAGATTTTAGTTGTTGATAATATAAGTAAAGATAATTCTTTATTAGCAGCTGAAGAAGCATTAAAAAAATTAAACAATATAAAGACTACTTTAATACAAAATGAAGAAAATGTTAGTTTAGGCGGTTCACACAAAGTAGCTTTTAATTATGCAATAGACAATGATTATGATTATGTAATAGTACTACATGGTGATGATCAAGGTAGTATTAAAGACATAGTACCATATTTAAAAGATGGAACAGCTTTTAAATATGATGCTTTTTTAGGTGCTAGATTTATGAAAGGGGCTAGTATTAAAGGATATTCAAATTTGAGAATATTTGGTAATAAAATATTGAATAGTATTTATTCTATTGTTGTAAAAAGAGCAGTATATGATATGGGATCTGGATTAAATATGTTTAAAATTGATATTTTAAAAGATAAATTTTATATTAAAATATTGCCTAATAGCTTGACTTTCAATAATCTAATGCTATTATATTTAGCATATAAAAAATACAATTATAATTTTTTCCCAATTAATTGGCGAGAAGATGATCAAATTAGTAATGCAAAAATGTTTAAGCAAGGTTTTGAAATATTAAAGTTTTGTTTTTTATATATTTTTAGTTCTCAAAAACTTTTTATTGATAGAGAATATCTAAAAAACTATTTTTATACTATCAAATATACAAATAAGGAATAA
- a CDS encoding lysylphosphatidylglycerol synthase transmembrane domain-containing protein yields the protein MINKYIILAIILFFIGNIIKAFRTLYILNPYLNKPIKPYLKSTFIGFLIDFFFPFRVSDIARTFVFSRLTKSSWRMSLSLAFIERVFDLIIVFFILLFFNIKSLSILILFITATLIFVFCNFIILKKTYYYLSSLFNDFIKSFLLGLYWSLYRFRIDIIDNKKKLFVFSLSSLLMWIFNILSVIIVSNAIFNVDLKDLILHQFTDLTSAGLIKSLSIFKENDFINYISYLLIPNILLIIIAYIPFKEKEKTSSLKMIPYVSNDISLSFFKYYFNNKYSKNDDTYYNMTNNATIIKDLSAASEAKTYLMQGKDNLFVRKIALSNAADKLKAQYEWLEKNNNLPLPKILNKVEEENLFSYDMEYFANGETFFTTIHYIDVIEAWDIIKNIIDKLNDCYSNANYIGNKKNIIDNIYNEHILNNINYLLDSKYKYLTKYKYLVVNNTKVPNIMNMLNELKEFHYSLEHNIQYIHGDLTIENILVDNSKNYILIDPAPRYNNVFAEYAKLFQSLHGKYEYVKNLNTYSINENIITYPDYSTLKYERIFNYLKDYIRDKFGDKGLKSIYFYESICYIRAIVYMIKLNKSNAFLMLALAGLALNEFDTL from the coding sequence ATGATAAATAAATATATTATATTAGCTATTATCCTATTTTTTATTGGAAATATAATAAAAGCATTTAGGACTTTATATATTTTAAATCCTTATTTAAATAAACCTATAAAGCCATATTTAAAAAGTACATTTATAGGTTTTTTAATAGATTTCTTTTTTCCTTTTAGGGTATCAGATATAGCAAGAACATTTGTTTTTTCAAGACTTACAAAAAGCTCTTGGAGAATGTCTTTAAGTTTAGCGTTTATTGAAAGAGTATTTGATTTAATAATAGTATTTTTTATATTGTTATTTTTTAATATAAAATCATTATCCATATTGATATTGTTTATTACAGCGACATTGATATTTGTATTTTGTAATTTTATAATATTAAAAAAAACATACTATTATTTATCTTCACTTTTTAATGACTTCATAAAATCTTTTTTACTGGGGTTATATTGGTCTTTATATAGGTTTAGAATTGATATTATTGACAATAAGAAAAAATTATTTGTATTTTCATTATCTAGTTTGTTAATGTGGATTTTCAATATATTATCTGTTATTATTGTAAGCAATGCAATTTTTAATGTAGATTTGAAAGATTTGATTTTGCATCAGTTTACAGATTTAACATCAGCAGGACTAATAAAATCTTTATCTATATTTAAAGAAAATGATTTTATAAATTATATTTCATATTTATTAATTCCAAATATATTACTCATTATAATAGCCTATATTCCATTTAAGGAAAAAGAAAAGACTTCATCATTAAAAATGATACCTTATGTATCTAATGATATATCATTGTCATTTTTCAAATATTATTTTAATAATAAATATTCAAAAAATGATGATACTTATTATAATATGACTAATAATGCCACTATTATAAAAGATTTAAGTGCTGCAAGTGAAGCGAAAACCTATTTAATGCAAGGAAAAGATAATTTGTTTGTAAGAAAAATAGCACTTTCAAATGCTGCTGATAAATTAAAAGCACAATATGAATGGCTTGAAAAGAATAATAATTTACCTTTGCCAAAAATATTGAACAAAGTTGAAGAAGAGAATTTATTTTCTTATGATATGGAATATTTTGCCAATGGGGAGACTTTTTTTACAACTATACATTACATAGATGTAATAGAAGCTTGGGATATAATAAAAAATATAATTGATAAATTAAATGATTGTTATTCAAATGCAAATTATATAGGGAATAAAAAAAATATAATAGATAATATATATAATGAGCATATATTAAATAATATTAATTATTTATTAGATTCTAAATATAAATATTTGACTAAATATAAATATTTGGTTGTAAATAATACAAAAGTACCAAATATAATGAATATGCTTAATGAATTAAAAGAGTTTCATTATTCTTTAGAACATAATATACAATATATACATGGCGATTTAACCATAGAAAATATACTTGTAGATAATAGTAAGAATTATATTCTAATAGATCCAGCCCCTAGATATAATAACGTATTTGCTGAATATGCTAAACTTTTTCAATCTCTTCACGGAAAATATGAGTATGTAAAAAATCTAAATACTTATTCTATTAATGAAAATATTATTACATATCCGGATTATTCCACTTTAAAATATGAAAGAATATTTAATTATTTGAAAGATTATATAAGAGATAAATTTGGAGATAAAGGGTTAAAAAGTATATATTTTTATGAATCAATTTGTTATATTAGAGCAATAGTTTATATGATAAAATTAAATAAGAGTAATGCTTTTTTAATGTTAGCCTTAGCAGGTTTAGCATTAAATGAATTTGATACATTATGA
- a CDS encoding glycosyltransferase family 2 protein — MKISVIIPCYNEENTIETIIDAVINSKCSIEKEIIIVDDFSKDNTREKLKLLENKVHLILYHEKNMGKGAALRTGIKAATGDFVIIQDADLEYDPNEYDKLLEPLINNKADVVFGSRFAGGESHRVLYFWHQMGNTFLTLCSNMFTNLNLTDMETCYKVFRRGIIQSIEIKENRFGFEPEITAKISKIPNIRIYEVGISYYGRTYNEGKKIGWKDGFRALWCIFKYNILIH; from the coding sequence ATGAAAATATCAGTAATAATACCTTGTTACAATGAAGAAAATACGATAGAAACAATAATAGATGCTGTTATAAATTCAAAGTGCTCTATAGAAAAAGAAATTATTATAGTAGATGATTTTTCAAAGGATAATACTAGAGAAAAATTGAAATTACTTGAAAATAAAGTTCATCTAATTTTATACCATGAAAAAAACATGGGTAAAGGTGCCGCACTTAGAACAGGCATTAAAGCTGCTACAGGAGATTTCGTAATTATACAGGATGCTGATTTAGAATATGATCCAAATGAATATGATAAATTATTAGAACCACTTATTAATAATAAAGCGGATGTAGTCTTTGGAAGCAGGTTTGCAGGAGGAGAATCTCACAGAGTTTTATATTTTTGGCATCAGATGGGCAACACTTTTTTAACTTTATGTTCTAATATGTTTACAAATTTAAATCTTACAGATATGGAAACTTGCTATAAAGTATTTAGAAGAGGAATTATACAATCTATAGAGATTAAAGAAAATCGATTTGGTTTTGAACCAGAAATTACAGCTAAAATATCAAAAATACCAAATATTAGAATATATGAAGTAGGAATATCATATTATGGTAGAACTTATAATGAAGGTAAAAAAATAGGCTGGAAAGATGGTTTTAGAGCCTTATGGTGTATTTTTAAATATAATATTTTAATTCATTAA